In Anaerolineae bacterium, a single window of DNA contains:
- a CDS encoding SSU ribosomal protein S7p (S5e) has translation MARRNKPERFEIPPDVRYHSVEVQSFINRVMRRGKKSLATRLVYDAFDMIQEKTKRDPMEVFESAIKNVAPLMEVKPRRVGGATYQVPMEVPPYRRFALATRWIITAAKARSGKTFSEKLAAELMDAANNTGSAVRKREETHKMAEANRAFSHYRV, from the coding sequence ATGGCTCGACGAAATAAACCCGAACGATTTGAAATTCCGCCTGATGTGCGTTATCACAGTGTGGAAGTTCAGTCGTTCATCAACCGTGTGATGCGACGCGGCAAGAAAAGTCTGGCAACCCGCCTGGTCTACGATGCTTTTGACATGATTCAGGAAAAAACCAAGCGCGATCCGATGGAAGTTTTCGAATCGGCGATCAAGAATGTTGCCCCATTGATGGAAGTGAAACCGCGGCGGGTTGGCGGTGCCACTTATCAGGTGCCGATGGAAGTGCCTCCTTATCGGCGATTTGCACTGGCGACGCGCTGGATCATCACTGCAGCAAAAGCGCGGAGTGGCAAAACTTTCTCGGAGAAACTGGCTGCCGAGTTGATGGATGCAGCCAATAATACCGGTTCGGCAGTACGCAAACGCGAAGAAACGCACAAGATGGCAGAAGCCAATCGCGCATTTTCTCATTACCGCGTTTGA